The proteins below come from a single Streptomyces tubercidicus genomic window:
- a CDS encoding M16 family metallopeptidase, whose protein sequence is MGHTATEQAGSGGLTATEHRLANGLRVVLSEDHLTPVAAVCLWYDVGSRHEVKGRTGLAHLFEHLMFQGSAQVKGNGHFELVQGAGGSLNGTTSFERTNYFETMPAHELELALWLEADRMGSLLTALDEESLENQRDVVKNERRQRYDNVPYGTAFEKLTAMAYPEGHPYHHTPIGSMADLDAASLEDARAFFRTYYAPNNAVLSVVGDIDPERTLAWIEKYFGSIPSHDGKQPPRDGTLPDVLGGELREVVEEDVPSRALMAAYRLPHDGTREADAGDLALTVLGGGESSRLYNRLVRRDRSAVAAGFGLLRLAGAPSLGWLDVKTSGGVEVPDIERAVDEELARFAAEGPTPEEMERAQAQLEREWLDRLATVSGRADELCRFAVLFGDPQLALTAVQRVLDITPEEVQAVAKARLRPDNRAVLVYEPTEPTDAADTEEGEADQ, encoded by the coding sequence ATGGGTCACACGGCCACAGAACAAGCCGGCTCCGGCGGCCTGACAGCGACCGAGCACCGGCTGGCCAATGGCCTGCGCGTGGTGCTCTCCGAAGACCACCTGACCCCGGTCGCAGCGGTGTGTCTCTGGTACGACGTCGGCTCCCGTCACGAGGTCAAGGGCCGTACGGGCCTGGCTCACCTCTTCGAGCATCTGATGTTCCAGGGTTCCGCGCAGGTGAAGGGCAACGGCCACTTCGAGCTGGTGCAGGGCGCCGGCGGATCGCTCAACGGCACCACGAGCTTCGAGCGCACCAACTACTTCGAGACCATGCCCGCCCATGAGCTGGAGCTCGCGCTCTGGCTGGAGGCGGACCGGATGGGCTCGCTGCTGACCGCGCTCGACGAAGAGTCCCTGGAGAACCAGCGCGACGTCGTCAAGAACGAGCGCCGCCAGCGCTACGACAACGTCCCCTACGGCACGGCCTTCGAGAAGCTGACGGCCATGGCGTACCCCGAGGGCCACCCGTACCACCACACCCCCATCGGGTCGATGGCCGATCTGGACGCGGCGTCCCTGGAGGACGCGCGGGCGTTCTTCCGTACGTACTACGCGCCCAACAACGCCGTCCTGTCGGTCGTCGGCGACATCGACCCCGAGCGGACGCTGGCCTGGATCGAGAAGTACTTCGGTTCGATCCCCTCGCACGACGGCAAGCAGCCGCCCCGGGACGGCACCCTGCCCGACGTCCTCGGCGGCGAGCTGCGTGAGGTCGTCGAGGAGGACGTCCCCTCCCGCGCCCTGATGGCGGCCTACCGCCTGCCGCACGACGGCACCCGTGAGGCGGACGCCGGGGACCTGGCGCTGACCGTCCTGGGCGGCGGCGAGTCCTCCCGTCTGTACAACCGGCTGGTGCGCCGCGACCGCAGCGCCGTCGCCGCCGGCTTCGGCCTGCTGCGGCTGGCCGGCGCCCCCTCCCTGGGCTGGCTGGACGTGAAGACGTCCGGCGGGGTCGAGGTGCCCGACATCGAGCGCGCGGTCGACGAGGAGCTGGCCCGCTTCGCCGCCGAGGGGCCGACCCCTGAGGAGATGGAGCGGGCACAGGCCCAGCTGGAGCGCGAGTGGCTCGACCGGCTGGCCACGGTCAGCGGCCGCGCCGACGAACTGTGCCGCTTCGCCGTCCTGTTCGGTGACCCGCAGCTCGCGCTGACCGCCGTGCAGCGCGTCCTG
- a CDS encoding DNA gyrase/topoisomerase IV subunit A, whose translation MARRSTKTPPPDDFEERILDIDVVDEMQGSFLEYAYSVIYSRALPDARDGLKPVHRRILYQMNEMGLRPDRGYVKCARVVGEVMGKLHPHGDASIYDALVRMAQPFSMRLPLVDGHGNFGSLGNDDPPAAMRYTECRMASATSLMTESIEEDTVDFSPNYDGQEQEPAALPAAYPNLLVNGASGIAVGMATNMPPHNLGEVIAAARHLIKHPNADLDTLMRFVPGPDLPTGGRIVGLGGVRDAYEKGRGTFKIRATVAVENVTARRKGLVVTELPFTVGPEKVISKIKDLVGSKKLQGIADVKDLTDREHGLRLVIEVKNGFNPEAVLEQLYKLTPMEESFGINNVALVDGQPLTLGLKELLEVYVDHRFNVVRRRSEFRRTKRRDRLHLVEGLLTALVDIDEVIRLIRSSENSAQAKERLIERFSLSDIQTQYILDTPLRRLTKFDRIELESERDRLQDEIEKLTQILESDAELRKLVSGELAAVAKKYGTDRRTVLLESAGTTVGAVPLEVSDDPCRVLLSSTGLLARTVTGDVSFDVDAKRVKHDVIVSAVPATTRGEVGAVTSLGRLLRISVIDLPQLPETAAAPSLSGGAQLSEFLTLEDGEELICLTTLDESSPGLALGTEQGVVKRVVPDYPAHKEELEVITLKDGDRIVGAAELRTGEEDLVFITDEAQLLRYPASQVRPQGRPAGGMTGIKLGEGAKVISFAAVDPATDAMVFTVAGSHGTLDDSVATAKLTPFDQYPRKGRATGGVRCQRFLKGEDCLTRAWAVPAPVRAADAKGTPVELPEVDPRRDGSGVPLTKPVAAMAGPV comes from the coding sequence ATGGCCCGCCGCAGCACGAAGACCCCGCCGCCGGACGACTTCGAGGAGAGGATCCTCGACATCGACGTCGTCGACGAGATGCAGGGTTCCTTCCTTGAGTACGCGTATTCGGTCATCTACTCGCGCGCCCTGCCGGACGCCCGCGACGGTCTCAAGCCCGTACACCGCCGCATTCTGTACCAGATGAACGAAATGGGGCTGCGCCCCGACCGCGGCTATGTGAAGTGCGCCCGCGTCGTCGGCGAGGTGATGGGTAAGCTCCACCCCCACGGCGACGCGTCGATCTACGACGCACTGGTGCGCATGGCGCAGCCGTTCTCCATGCGGCTGCCCCTGGTGGACGGTCACGGCAACTTCGGTTCCCTGGGCAATGACGACCCGCCCGCCGCGATGCGGTACACCGAGTGCCGGATGGCGTCCGCCACGTCCCTGATGACGGAGTCCATCGAAGAGGACACCGTCGACTTCTCGCCGAACTACGACGGCCAGGAGCAGGAACCGGCCGCCCTCCCCGCCGCGTACCCGAACCTCCTCGTCAACGGCGCCTCCGGCATCGCCGTCGGTATGGCGACGAACATGCCGCCGCACAACCTGGGCGAGGTCATCGCCGCGGCCCGCCATCTGATCAAGCACCCCAACGCCGATCTCGACACCCTGATGCGCTTCGTGCCGGGACCTGATCTGCCGACCGGCGGCCGGATCGTGGGCCTCGGCGGCGTACGGGACGCGTACGAGAAGGGCCGTGGCACGTTCAAGATCCGTGCGACGGTCGCCGTGGAGAACGTCACCGCCCGCCGCAAGGGCCTGGTCGTCACCGAACTCCCCTTCACGGTCGGCCCCGAAAAGGTCATCTCCAAGATCAAGGACCTGGTCGGCTCGAAGAAGCTCCAGGGCATCGCGGACGTCAAGGACCTCACCGACCGCGAGCACGGTCTGCGGCTGGTGATCGAGGTCAAGAACGGCTTCAACCCCGAAGCCGTATTGGAGCAGCTCTACAAGCTCACGCCGATGGAGGAGTCCTTCGGCATCAACAACGTCGCGCTGGTGGACGGCCAGCCGCTCACACTGGGCCTCAAGGAGCTGCTGGAGGTCTACGTCGATCACCGCTTCAACGTGGTGCGCCGGCGCAGCGAGTTCCGGCGGACCAAGCGGCGCGACCGTCTCCACCTGGTCGAGGGCCTGCTGACGGCCCTGGTGGACATCGACGAGGTCATCCGCCTCATCCGCTCCAGCGAGAACAGCGCACAGGCCAAGGAGCGGCTGATCGAGCGCTTCTCGCTGAGCGACATCCAGACGCAGTACATCCTGGACACCCCGCTCCGCCGGCTGACCAAGTTCGACCGTATCGAGCTGGAATCCGAACGTGACCGTCTCCAGGACGAGATCGAGAAGCTGACGCAGATCCTGGAGTCGGACGCCGAACTGCGCAAGCTTGTCTCCGGCGAGCTCGCCGCGGTCGCGAAGAAGTACGGCACGGACCGGCGGACAGTACTGCTGGAGTCGGCGGGCACCACGGTCGGCGCGGTGCCGCTGGAGGTCTCCGACGACCCGTGCCGGGTGCTGCTCTCCTCAACGGGGCTGCTGGCGCGCACGGTCACCGGGGACGTGTCCTTCGACGTCGACGCCAAGCGCGTCAAGCACGATGTGATCGTCTCGGCGGTGCCGGCGACCACCCGGGGCGAGGTGGGGGCGGTGACGTCCCTGGGCCGGCTGCTACGGATCTCGGTGATCGACCTGCCCCAGCTCCCGGAGACCGCGGCGGCACCCAGTCTCTCCGGTGGCGCACAGCTTTCGGAGTTCCTCACCCTGGAGGACGGCGAGGAGCTGATCTGTCTGACCACACTGGACGAGTCCTCGCCGGGCCTGGCACTCGGCACGGAACAGGGCGTCGTCAAACGCGTGGTGCCCGACTACCCCGCCCACAAGGAGGAGTTGGAAGTCATCACCCTCAAGGACGGCGACCGCATCGTGGGCGCGGCCGAGCTGCGCACCGGTGAGGAGGACCTGGTCTTCATCACCGACGAGGCGCAGCTGCTGCGCTATCCGGCGTCGCAGGTGCGGCCACAGGGCCGGCCCGCGGGCGGTATGACGGGCATCAAGCTGGGCGAGGGCGCGAAGGTGATCTCGTTCGCCGCGGTCGATCCGGCCACCGACGCCATGGTGTTCACGGTCGCCGGCTCGCACGGCACACTGGACGATTCGGTGGCGACGGCCAAGCTCACGCCGTTCGACCAGTACCCGCGCAAGGGCCGGGCGACCGGCGGTGTGCGCTGCCAGCGGTTCCTCAAGGGCGAGGACTGTCTGACCCGGGCGTGGGCCGTGCCCGCTCCGGTACGGGCCGCTGATGCCAAGGGCACTCCCGTCGAACTGCCGGAAGTGG